In Nonomuraea muscovyensis, one genomic interval encodes:
- a CDS encoding TetR/AcrR family transcriptional regulator, with product MTRSSEAHGPSATPGTRAPASTRERIIREALRLFAERGYSATSVAEIEAASGLSPGAGGLYRHFRSKYELLAAAINEHAARTRTQVAESLAVLGDMEDSVDVEARLSRLCRAGLAKVGEESELTRVFFRDLSQFPELVAVVREGLLQPMFDAFTTWFRTQPEYTGADADWNGVAAVLGGAVVQYRLFQETVGDSPGHVDKDRFVAAWVRLAAGLLPSRAPVS from the coding sequence ATGACCAGATCGTCAGAGGCCCACGGCCCGTCGGCCACACCCGGCACACGCGCGCCCGCGAGCACCCGGGAGCGGATCATCCGCGAGGCCCTGCGGCTGTTCGCCGAGCGGGGCTACTCCGCCACGTCGGTGGCCGAGATCGAGGCCGCCTCGGGGCTGTCGCCCGGCGCGGGCGGCCTGTATCGCCACTTCAGGTCGAAGTACGAACTGCTGGCCGCGGCGATCAACGAGCACGCCGCACGCACGCGCACGCAGGTGGCCGAGAGCCTGGCCGTGCTGGGCGACATGGAGGACTCCGTCGATGTGGAGGCGCGGCTGTCGCGCCTGTGCCGGGCCGGGCTGGCCAAGGTGGGCGAGGAGTCGGAGCTCACCCGGGTGTTCTTCCGCGACCTCAGCCAGTTCCCCGAGCTGGTGGCGGTGGTGCGCGAGGGGCTGCTGCAGCCCATGTTCGACGCCTTCACGACGTGGTTCCGGACCCAGCCCGAGTACACCGGCGCCGATGCCGACTGGAACGGCGTCGCCGCGGTGCTCGGCGGGGCGGTGGTCCAGTACCGGCTGTTCCAGGAGACCGTGGGCGACAGCCCGGGCCACGTGGACAAGGACCGGTTCGTCGCGGCATGGGTGCGGCTGGCCGCCGGCCTGCTGCCCAGCCGCGCGCCGGTGAGCTGA
- a CDS encoding HAD family hydrolase, producing the protein MLHSVGISVGFDLDLTLADTRTGIAAVFDEVSGRLGVPIDSTAVIARLGPPLEHELANWLPPEEVPAAAALFRELYPRLALPATTAMAGAAEAVRAVRAAGGRVIVVTGKNVRDAASTVELLGFEVDEVVGSLFGAAKGSALARFGAAAYVGDHVADIEAARAGGAVSVTVATGPYTVEELRDHGTDVALGDLTEFAAWYSGWWPSGRRG; encoded by the coding sequence ATGCTGCACTCTGTGGGGATATCGGTGGGTTTCGATCTTGACTTGACCTTGGCTGACACGCGGACGGGCATCGCGGCCGTCTTCGACGAGGTGTCGGGGCGCCTCGGGGTGCCGATCGACAGCACCGCGGTCATCGCCCGGCTCGGGCCGCCGCTGGAGCACGAGCTGGCCAACTGGCTGCCGCCGGAGGAGGTGCCCGCCGCCGCCGCGCTGTTCAGGGAGCTGTACCCGCGGCTGGCCTTACCGGCCACCACCGCGATGGCCGGGGCGGCGGAGGCCGTCCGGGCCGTGCGCGCCGCCGGCGGCCGGGTCATCGTCGTGACCGGCAAGAACGTGCGCGACGCGGCCAGCACGGTCGAACTGCTCGGGTTCGAGGTGGACGAGGTCGTCGGCTCGCTCTTCGGTGCGGCCAAGGGATCGGCACTCGCGCGCTTCGGCGCCGCGGCCTATGTTGGTGACCATGTCGCCGACATCGAGGCGGCGCGGGCGGGCGGCGCCGTCAGCGTGACGGTCGCGACCGGCCCCTACACGGTGGAGGAGCTGCGTGATCACGGAACCGATGTGGCGCTGGGCGATCTGACCGAGTTCGCCGCCTGGTATTCCGGCTGGTGGCCCTCCGGCCGACGCGGGTGA
- a CDS encoding HelD family protein, which yields MPAHQLAPDIPTDVLAAEQAHLAESRAALRAMRAHAQSLSADAAGDWVSQQILQSLLDQRVAALADHPDTPLFFGRLDRAAGDDLPGVIYVGRRHVHDGNSRPLVVDWRAPVSRAFYQASPADPMDVVRRRRFGYHGGALTAFEDEPLAEGGEIGPSRILTEEIERPRTGPMRDIVATIQPDQDEIVRSTVGQTVCVQGAPGTGKTAVGLHRAAYLLFTHRERLARSGVMIVGPNRAFLSYISSVLPALGEVKVDQTTVAGLLGEHAAPEDPAVSTVKGDARLAKVLERALWLHIVKPEEGLVYSRGAHRFRVADYEVREIVASLRGTTRYGPGRAALAQRLAHQVLVRMEQRGDSPDDRVQDSVARSKPVKQLVDSVWPKLVPEQVLFRLLSDADFLARAAKTDLSPDEQRLLLWPKPYRGWKSAKWSAADAALLDELADLIERRPSLGHLVVDEAQDLSEMQLRALGRRCRNGSATVLGDLAQGTTPWSARSWRTVLEHLGQDGEVTELTLGFRVPREVLDYAARLLPSIAPDLAAPRSLRPGAGSLSVRQGGEVTTAVREALDREGSIGLIVPDAMVAEVSGALDGIAHAVLGPDSAEEHRLLVVPASLAKGLEYDHVIVVEPADIVEAEPRGLARLYVVLTRAVTTLTVLHHKPLPAQLTA from the coding sequence ATGCCCGCACACCAGCTGGCACCCGACATACCCACCGACGTCCTCGCCGCCGAGCAGGCCCACCTGGCCGAGTCGCGCGCCGCGCTCCGGGCCATGCGCGCCCACGCCCAGTCGTTGTCCGCCGACGCCGCCGGCGACTGGGTCTCCCAGCAGATCCTCCAGTCGCTGCTCGACCAGCGGGTGGCCGCGCTGGCCGACCACCCCGACACGCCGCTGTTCTTCGGCCGCCTCGACCGCGCCGCAGGCGACGACCTGCCGGGCGTCATCTACGTCGGCCGCCGCCACGTGCACGACGGCAACAGCCGTCCCCTCGTCGTCGACTGGCGCGCCCCCGTGTCGCGGGCCTTCTACCAGGCCAGTCCGGCCGACCCGATGGACGTCGTACGGCGGCGCCGCTTCGGCTACCACGGCGGCGCGCTGACCGCGTTCGAGGACGAACCGCTCGCCGAGGGCGGCGAGATCGGGCCGTCCCGGATCCTCACCGAGGAGATCGAACGCCCCCGCACCGGCCCGATGCGCGACATCGTGGCCACGATCCAGCCTGACCAGGACGAGATCGTCCGCTCGACGGTGGGCCAGACCGTGTGCGTCCAGGGGGCTCCCGGCACCGGCAAGACCGCCGTCGGGCTGCACCGGGCCGCCTACCTGCTGTTCACCCACCGCGAGCGGCTGGCCCGCTCCGGCGTGATGATCGTCGGTCCCAACCGCGCGTTCCTGTCCTACATCTCCTCCGTGCTCCCCGCGCTCGGCGAGGTGAAGGTCGACCAGACGACGGTCGCCGGCCTGCTCGGCGAGCACGCCGCGCCCGAGGACCCGGCGGTGTCGACGGTCAAGGGCGACGCCCGGCTGGCCAAGGTGCTGGAACGGGCTCTTTGGCTGCACATCGTCAAGCCCGAGGAGGGGCTGGTCTACTCCAGGGGCGCCCACCGCTTCCGGGTGGCCGACTACGAGGTGCGCGAGATCGTCGCCTCCCTGCGCGGCACCACCCGCTACGGCCCCGGCCGGGCGGCACTGGCCCAGCGGCTGGCGCACCAGGTGCTGGTCCGGATGGAGCAGCGCGGCGACTCGCCCGACGACCGGGTGCAGGACTCCGTGGCCCGCTCCAAGCCGGTCAAGCAGCTCGTCGACTCTGTCTGGCCGAAGCTCGTGCCCGAGCAGGTGCTCTTCCGGCTGCTGTCCGACGCCGACTTCCTCGCCCGCGCGGCCAAGACGGACCTGTCCCCCGACGAGCAGCGGCTGCTGCTGTGGCCCAAACCGTACCGGGGGTGGAAGTCCGCGAAGTGGTCGGCGGCCGACGCGGCGCTCCTCGACGAGCTGGCCGACCTCATCGAGCGTCGGCCGTCGCTCGGCCACCTCGTCGTGGACGAGGCGCAGGACCTGTCGGAGATGCAGCTACGGGCGCTCGGCCGCCGCTGCCGCAACGGCTCCGCCACCGTGCTCGGCGACCTCGCCCAGGGCACCACGCCGTGGTCGGCCCGCTCGTGGCGGACCGTGCTGGAGCACCTGGGCCAGGACGGCGAGGTCACGGAGCTGACGCTGGGCTTCCGCGTGCCGCGCGAGGTGCTCGACTACGCCGCCCGCCTGCTGCCGTCGATCGCCCCCGACCTGGCCGCGCCCCGCTCCCTGCGCCCCGGCGCCGGCTCCCTGTCGGTACGCCAGGGCGGCGAGGTGACCACGGCCGTGCGCGAGGCGCTGGACCGTGAGGGATCCATCGGCCTGATCGTCCCGGACGCCATGGTGGCCGAGGTGTCCGGCGCGCTCGACGGCATCGCCCACGCCGTCCTCGGCCCCGACTCGGCCGAGGAGCACCGGCTGCTGGTCGTCCCGGCGAGCCTGGCCAAGGGTCTGGAGTACGACCACGTGATCGTGGTGGAGCCCGCCGACATCGTCGAGGCCGAGCCGCGCGGGCTGGCCCGGCTGTACGTGGTGCTGACCCGTGCGGTCACCACCCTCACGGTGCTGCACCACAAGCCGCTGCCGGCCCAGCTCACCGCCTGA
- a CDS encoding DNA repair helicase XPB, which produces MNDGPLIVQSDKTLLLEVDHARADECRKAIAPFAELERAPEHVHTYRVTPLALWNARAAGHDAEQVVDALIGFSRYPVPHALLVDIAETMARYGRLRLEKHPVSGLVLTSTDRAVLEEVLRSKKIQPMLGERLGADSVIVHPSDRGNVKQALLKLGWPAEDLAGYVDGEHHPIELAQEGWSLRPYQKEAADAFWHGGSGVVVLPCGAGKTIVGAAAMAHAQATTLILVTNTVSAHQWKQELIKRTSLTEDEIGEYSGSKKEIRPVTIATYQVMTTRRKGVYSHLELFDARDWGLVVYDEVHLLPAPIFRMTADLQARRRVGLTATLVREDGREGDVFSLIGPKRYDAPWKEMEHQGWIAPADCVEVRVTLTDEERLAYAMAESEERYRFCSTTPSKTRVTEALVRRHLGEQVLVIGQYIDQLDELGEHLNAPVIKGETRIKERERLYQAFRDKEIQVLVVSKVANFSIDLPEASVAIQVSGTFGSRQEEAQRLGRVLRPKSDGGGARFYTVVSRDTVDQEFAAHRQRFLAEQGYAYQIIDADDVLDGV; this is translated from the coding sequence GTGAACGACGGCCCGCTCATCGTCCAGTCGGACAAGACCCTGCTTCTCGAAGTCGACCATGCCAGGGCCGACGAGTGCCGCAAGGCGATCGCGCCGTTCGCGGAGCTCGAGCGCGCCCCCGAGCACGTGCACACCTACCGCGTCACGCCGCTCGCGCTGTGGAACGCCCGCGCGGCGGGCCACGACGCCGAGCAGGTCGTCGACGCGTTGATCGGCTTCAGCCGCTATCCGGTGCCCCACGCGCTGCTCGTCGACATCGCCGAGACCATGGCCAGGTACGGCCGGCTCAGGTTGGAGAAGCACCCGGTCAGCGGCCTGGTCCTGACCTCCACCGACCGGGCCGTGCTGGAGGAGGTGCTGCGCTCCAAGAAGATCCAGCCGATGCTGGGCGAGCGCCTGGGCGCCGACTCGGTGATCGTGCACCCGAGCGACCGGGGCAACGTCAAGCAGGCGCTGCTCAAGCTCGGCTGGCCGGCCGAGGACCTGGCCGGCTACGTGGACGGCGAGCACCACCCGATCGAGCTGGCGCAGGAGGGCTGGTCGCTGCGGCCCTACCAGAAGGAGGCCGCCGACGCGTTCTGGCACGGCGGCTCCGGCGTGGTCGTGCTGCCCTGTGGCGCCGGCAAGACGATCGTCGGGGCGGCCGCGATGGCGCACGCCCAGGCCACCACGCTGATCCTGGTCACCAACACCGTCAGCGCCCACCAGTGGAAGCAGGAGCTGATCAAGCGGACCTCGCTCACCGAGGACGAGATCGGCGAGTACTCCGGCTCCAAGAAGGAGATCCGCCCCGTCACCATCGCCACCTACCAGGTGATGACGACCAGGCGCAAGGGCGTCTACAGCCATCTGGAGCTGTTCGACGCGCGCGACTGGGGGCTCGTCGTCTACGACGAGGTGCACCTGCTGCCCGCGCCGATCTTCCGGATGACGGCCGACCTGCAGGCGCGCAGGCGGGTCGGGCTCACGGCGACGCTGGTGCGCGAGGACGGCCGCGAGGGCGACGTGTTCTCGCTGATCGGTCCCAAGCGGTACGACGCGCCGTGGAAGGAGATGGAGCACCAGGGCTGGATCGCGCCGGCCGACTGCGTCGAGGTCCGGGTCACGCTCACCGACGAGGAGCGGCTCGCGTACGCGATGGCCGAGTCGGAGGAGCGCTACCGGTTCTGCTCCACGACGCCGTCCAAGACGCGCGTCACCGAGGCGTTGGTGCGCCGCCACCTGGGCGAGCAGGTGCTGGTCATCGGCCAGTACATCGACCAGCTCGACGAGCTGGGCGAGCACCTCAACGCGCCCGTCATCAAGGGCGAGACGCGGATCAAGGAGCGCGAGCGGCTCTACCAGGCCTTCCGCGACAAGGAGATCCAGGTGCTGGTCGTCTCCAAGGTGGCCAACTTCTCCATCGACCTGCCGGAGGCGTCGGTGGCCATCCAGGTGTCGGGCACGTTCGGCTCGCGCCAGGAGGAGGCCCAGCGGCTGGGCCGGGTGCTGCGGCCCAAGTCCGACGGCGGGGGCGCGCGCTTCTACACCGTGGTCAGCAGGGACACGGTGGACCAGGAATTCGCGGCGCACCGGCAGCGGTTCCTGGCCGAGCAGGGCTACGCGTACCAGATCATCGACGCGGACGACGTGCTCGACGGGGTGTGA
- a CDS encoding AMP-binding protein, with amino-acid sequence MSELTLGRLAEESWDRFGDYDSMFYEGVWHRSHALAERARRTCGGFVEAGIRPGDRVVVMMATSPEVPMVYQALWAAGAVVTPVVFLVGAEELRHIVTDSGAVAIVTSPELLPTVEATGLAVRTFVDTAELERAGEHGPVPRDPTDLAALMYTGGTTGRAKGVMLSHRGLWQVGRASFELSHQEGLDRAIVPVPLSHAYGLIVSVAGMHATEPQQAVLMRWFDPKAFLSLAAGQRVHYGTVVPAMLQMLLAEPLEEHPLPDLAFLTCGAAPLGRETLEEFERRVPGTQILEGYGLTETSAVTSFNPPGRRRVGSVGLPLPGYEITIRDSSGEEVECGDVGEICVRGEALMLGYWGEHEPDAEGTTLAGGELRTGDIGCVDDDGYLYVVDRKKDLIIRGGFNVFPRDVEDVLNRHPDVVMSGVVGRPDPRVGEEVVAFVQLRPGATVTADALVGWARERVGRVRYPREVTFVDAIPVTSVLKLDRKALRARLR; translated from the coding sequence GTGAGCGAGCTGACGCTGGGCCGGCTGGCCGAGGAGTCGTGGGACAGGTTCGGCGACTACGACTCGATGTTCTACGAGGGGGTCTGGCATCGCAGCCACGCGCTCGCCGAGCGGGCGCGGCGGACCTGCGGCGGGTTCGTCGAGGCGGGGATCCGGCCCGGCGACCGGGTCGTGGTGATGATGGCCACCTCGCCCGAGGTGCCGATGGTCTACCAGGCGCTCTGGGCGGCCGGCGCGGTGGTGACGCCCGTGGTGTTCCTGGTGGGGGCGGAGGAGCTGCGGCACATCGTGACCGACAGCGGCGCCGTCGCGATCGTGACCTCGCCGGAGCTGCTGCCCACCGTCGAGGCGACCGGCCTGGCCGTGCGCACGTTCGTGGACACCGCCGAGCTGGAGCGGGCCGGCGAGCACGGCCCGGTGCCGCGCGACCCCACGGACCTGGCCGCGCTCATGTACACGGGCGGCACCACCGGCCGGGCCAAGGGCGTCATGCTCAGCCATCGCGGGCTCTGGCAGGTGGGCAGGGCGTCCTTCGAGCTGTCCCACCAGGAGGGGCTCGACCGGGCCATCGTCCCGGTGCCGCTGTCGCACGCGTACGGGCTGATCGTCTCGGTGGCCGGGATGCACGCGACGGAGCCGCAGCAGGCGGTGCTAATGCGCTGGTTCGACCCCAAGGCGTTCCTGTCGCTGGCCGCCGGGCAGCGGGTGCACTACGGCACGGTGGTGCCCGCGATGCTGCAGATGCTGCTGGCCGAGCCGCTGGAGGAGCATCCGCTGCCGGACCTGGCGTTCCTGACCTGCGGGGCGGCGCCGCTCGGGCGGGAGACACTGGAGGAGTTCGAGCGGCGGGTGCCCGGCACGCAGATCCTGGAGGGCTACGGCCTGACCGAGACCAGCGCGGTCACCTCGTTCAACCCGCCGGGCCGGCGGCGCGTCGGCAGCGTCGGGCTGCCGCTGCCCGGCTACGAGATCACGATCCGCGACTCCTCCGGCGAGGAGGTGGAGTGCGGCGACGTGGGCGAGATCTGCGTGCGGGGCGAGGCGCTGATGCTCGGCTACTGGGGCGAGCACGAGCCCGACGCGGAGGGCACCACGCTGGCGGGCGGCGAGCTGCGCACGGGCGACATCGGGTGCGTGGACGACGACGGCTACCTCTACGTCGTGGACCGGAAGAAGGACCTGATCATCCGGGGCGGCTTCAACGTGTTCCCGCGTGACGTCGAGGACGTGCTCAACCGGCATCCGGACGTCGTGATGTCGGGCGTCGTGGGCCGCCCGGACCCGCGGGTCGGCGAGGAGGTCGTGGCGTTCGTCCAGCTCAGGCCGGGTGCGACAGTGACGGCCGACGCGCTGGTCGGCTGGGCCCGGGAGCGGGTCGGGCGGGTGAGGTATCCGCGCGAGGTGACGTTCGTCGACGCGATCCCGGTCACCAGCGTGCTCAAGCTCGACCGCAAGGCGCTGCGGGCCAGACTCCGGTGA
- a CDS encoding helicase-associated domain-containing protein, translating into MEFTEWIRGRTDDQLRALVSARPELITPVPAHLEGLASRAGSPSAIGRALDRLDRFTLAVVETLAVLDGPVQAAALREVVGRALAGGEPEPALSAALDRLRDLALVYGPDDGPDDGLDLAPGVRKVLDDPAGLGPAAVEVFRHHPPEQLDEMADDVAPGTPGTGRERLAAALADPAGLLGEVSDEARAALDQLAWGPPTGRVPNARREVRKGSARSPIEQLLARGLLAATGEESVTLPREVGLHLRGGRVHRDLLAVPPALEGTTRDQKQADRTAAGQAFTFVRSVEELCERWSINPPGVLRTGGLGVRDMKRTATDLDLPEWAAALVVEVAHAAGLVAAGGSVDGEWLPTSGYDLWRVRSTADRWVVLAQTWLHMDRVPGLVGERDAPDQQRDRPLNALHPDLRRSSAAPVRSAALGVLAAAPGLAPSAGSVLERLAWEQPRRRGPLREQLTEFALREAEQVGMTGLGALSGHGRALLSGDDAAGALAPLLPEPVDHVLLQADLTAVAPGPLTSELNRWMTLAADVESKGGATVYRFSDESIRRALDAGQGAEELLAALARHSATPVPQALSYLVADVARRHGRIRVGTASAYVRCDDPALLDQITADRRSAALRLRRLAPTVIASRTSRAALVDSLRAMGYAPVAESLDGDVIISQLDGRRTEGMPAARPAPPVNGLDPEVAVATVRALRAGDAAHLARREPVDAPAGAVPRGPATTTISALQEAIRQGERVWIGYLDSQGNATSRILEPARMEGGYLTAYDETRAAVHRFALHRITGVAGLS; encoded by the coding sequence ATGGAGTTCACGGAGTGGATCAGGGGGCGTACCGACGACCAGTTGCGGGCGCTCGTCTCCGCGCGCCCCGAGCTGATCACTCCGGTGCCCGCCCACCTTGAGGGCCTCGCGTCGCGGGCGGGCAGCCCGTCGGCGATCGGCAGGGCGCTCGACCGGCTCGACCGTTTCACGCTGGCGGTCGTGGAGACGCTCGCCGTGCTCGACGGCCCCGTGCAGGCGGCGGCGCTGCGCGAGGTGGTGGGCCGCGCGCTCGCGGGCGGCGAGCCGGAGCCGGCGCTGTCGGCCGCGCTCGACCGGCTGCGCGACCTGGCCCTCGTCTACGGCCCCGACGATGGGCCCGACGACGGGCTCGACCTGGCCCCCGGCGTGCGCAAGGTGCTCGACGACCCGGCGGGCCTCGGGCCGGCGGCCGTGGAGGTGTTCCGCCACCACCCGCCCGAGCAGCTCGACGAGATGGCCGACGACGTCGCCCCCGGCACGCCGGGCACCGGCAGGGAACGCCTGGCCGCCGCGCTCGCCGACCCGGCCGGGCTCCTCGGAGAGGTCTCCGACGAGGCCAGGGCGGCCCTCGACCAGCTCGCCTGGGGCCCGCCGACGGGCCGGGTGCCCAACGCCCGGCGCGAGGTGCGCAAAGGTTCCGCCCGTTCCCCCATCGAGCAGCTCCTGGCGCGCGGCCTGCTGGCGGCGACGGGCGAGGAGAGCGTGACGCTGCCCCGCGAGGTGGGGCTGCACCTGCGCGGCGGCCGGGTGCACCGCGACCTGCTGGCCGTGCCCCCCGCGCTGGAGGGCACGACCCGCGACCAGAAGCAGGCCGACCGGACGGCCGCCGGGCAGGCGTTCACGTTCGTCAGGTCGGTCGAGGAGCTGTGCGAACGGTGGAGCATCAACCCGCCGGGCGTGCTGCGCACCGGCGGGCTCGGCGTGCGCGACATGAAGCGCACCGCGACCGACCTCGACCTGCCCGAATGGGCGGCGGCGCTGGTCGTGGAGGTGGCGCACGCGGCGGGGCTGGTCGCGGCGGGCGGCAGCGTGGACGGCGAGTGGCTGCCGACGAGCGGCTACGACCTGTGGCGGGTCCGCTCGACGGCCGACCGGTGGGTGGTGCTGGCGCAGACCTGGCTGCACATGGACCGGGTTCCCGGGCTGGTGGGCGAGCGCGACGCCCCTGATCAACAGCGCGACCGGCCGCTCAACGCCCTGCACCCCGACCTGCGCAGGTCGTCGGCCGCTCCGGTGCGCTCGGCCGCGCTCGGCGTGCTCGCCGCCGCACCCGGCCTCGCGCCCTCCGCCGGCTCGGTGCTCGAACGGCTGGCCTGGGAGCAGCCGCGCCGGCGCGGGCCACTGCGCGAGCAGCTCACCGAGTTCGCGCTGCGCGAGGCGGAGCAGGTGGGCATGACCGGGCTCGGGGCGCTGTCCGGGCACGGTCGAGCGCTGCTGTCCGGCGACGACGCGGCCGGTGCGCTGGCGCCGCTGCTGCCGGAGCCGGTCGACCACGTGCTGCTCCAGGCCGACCTGACCGCCGTCGCGCCGGGGCCGCTGACCAGCGAGCTCAACCGGTGGATGACGCTGGCCGCCGACGTCGAGTCGAAGGGCGGGGCGACCGTCTACCGGTTCAGCGACGAGTCGATCCGGCGGGCGCTCGACGCCGGGCAGGGCGCCGAAGAGCTGCTGGCCGCCCTCGCCCGCCACTCGGCCACGCCGGTGCCGCAGGCGTTGTCCTACCTGGTCGCCGACGTGGCGCGGCGCCACGGGCGGATCCGGGTGGGCACGGCCAGCGCCTACGTCCGCTGCGACGACCCGGCCCTGCTCGACCAGATCACCGCCGACCGCCGCTCGGCCGCGCTGCGGCTGCGCAGGCTCGCCCCGACGGTGATCGCCTCGCGCACGTCACGCGCGGCGCTGGTCGACTCGCTGCGGGCGATGGGCTACGCGCCGGTGGCGGAGTCGCTCGACGGCGACGTGATCATCTCGCAGCTCGACGGCAGGCGCACCGAGGGCATGCCCGCGGCCCGCCCGGCGCCGCCGGTCAACGGCCTCGACCCCGAGGTGGCGGTGGCGACCGTGCGGGCGCTGCGGGCCGGCGACGCCGCGCATCTGGCGCGCCGCGAGCCCGTCGACGCCCCGGCGGGCGCGGTCCCGCGCGGCCCGGCGACGACGACGATCTCGGCCCTGCAGGAGGCGATCAGGCAGGGCGAACGGGTGTGGATCGGCTACCTCGACTCGCAGGGCAACGCCACCTCCCGCATCCTGGAGCCCGCCCGGATGGAGGGCGGCTACCTCACCGCCTACGACGAGACGCGGGCGGCCGTGCACCGTTTCGCCCTGCACCGCATCACGGGAGTGGCCGGGCTGTCTTGA
- a CDS encoding cold-shock protein — translation MPSGKVKWYDADKGFGFLTRDDGGEVFVHSSALPAGAGPLKPGQKVEFGVAEGRRGQQALSVRILEQPPTLAKTKPKGKRKKPDEMVVIVEDLIKLLDGVSTSYQRGKHPDAAHAKKIAQVLRAVADDLDA, via the coding sequence GTGCCGAGTGGCAAGGTCAAGTGGTACGACGCCGACAAGGGTTTCGGCTTCCTCACCCGTGACGACGGCGGTGAGGTATTCGTGCATTCCTCCGCGCTGCCCGCCGGCGCCGGGCCACTGAAGCCCGGCCAGAAGGTCGAGTTCGGCGTGGCGGAGGGCCGGCGCGGTCAGCAGGCCCTCTCCGTCCGGATCCTGGAGCAGCCCCCGACGCTGGCCAAGACGAAGCCCAAGGGCAAGCGGAAGAAGCCCGACGAGATGGTCGTCATCGTCGAGGACCTGATCAAGCTCCTCGACGGGGTGTCCACCTCCTACCAGCGGGGCAAGCACCCTGACGCGGCCCACGCCAAGAAGATCGCCCAGGTGCTGCGGGCCGTCGCCGACGACCTCGACGCCTGA
- a CDS encoding MFS transporter, with amino-acid sequence MDGGWDKAREVSRRVGRGIADAGRAGARAGRATAGGTRRAGVATARGARQAGLATARGARSVGRATRRLTHAGGAGRTGLGRLIELTAGHSVGDTLVTVALASTVFFGVPVGEARGPVALYLVITMLPFALLAPFVGPILDRFRSGRRYVMAGTLFGRGLLCFAMAAAVGPGDLVTLFGGALGVLVLSKAYNVSRAAIMPSVLPADITLVSANARVALFSLVSAGVVVPVGAGLAAWLGSAPVLRIAMVVFLLVGVFAVRLPRHVDAPDLEEDGDEGRAPRWRTLLQVGPAVAEAVWANVAIRLFSGFLLFFLLFLVQDGQVPWLAGPAPLFDVPRTIALLAAAAGLGGLVGAVVANRARDHSPQVIVLLTLALTSVTTIVTAVFFGLWTAFAISVVTAFAQELGKLALDAIVQREIGEEVRSSTFGVVEALLQLAWVFGGLVGLVLSLTESGVAGLVTLAVALTAALGWLVIRRRARLRAVRERIDATVRAERPEPRDTLDPTKPLTNPNT; translated from the coding sequence GTGGACGGTGGCTGGGACAAGGCGCGCGAGGTCTCGCGGCGCGTCGGGCGGGGCATCGCCGACGCGGGCCGCGCCGGCGCACGGGCCGGCCGGGCCACCGCCGGCGGCACCAGGCGGGCGGGCGTGGCCACGGCTCGCGGCGCCCGGCAGGCCGGGCTGGCGACGGCCAGGGGCGCCCGTTCGGTCGGCCGGGCCACCCGCCGCCTCACCCACGCGGGCGGCGCCGGCCGCACCGGGCTGGGCCGCCTGATCGAGCTGACCGCCGGGCACAGCGTGGGCGACACGCTGGTCACGGTGGCCCTCGCCAGCACGGTGTTCTTCGGGGTGCCCGTCGGCGAGGCGCGTGGCCCGGTGGCGCTCTACCTGGTCATCACGATGCTGCCGTTCGCGCTGCTGGCGCCGTTCGTCGGGCCGATCCTCGACCGCTTCAGGTCGGGCCGCCGCTACGTGATGGCGGGCACGCTGTTCGGCCGCGGGCTGCTGTGCTTCGCGATGGCGGCCGCGGTGGGGCCGGGCGACCTGGTGACGTTGTTCGGCGGGGCGCTGGGCGTGCTGGTGCTGTCGAAGGCGTACAACGTGTCACGCGCGGCGATCATGCCGAGCGTGCTGCCCGCCGACATCACGCTGGTGTCGGCCAACGCCCGCGTCGCGCTGTTCTCGCTGGTGTCGGCGGGCGTGGTGGTGCCGGTGGGCGCGGGCCTGGCGGCCTGGCTCGGCAGCGCCCCCGTGCTGCGCATCGCGATGGTGGTGTTCCTGCTGGTCGGGGTGTTCGCCGTCCGGCTGCCGCGACACGTCGACGCGCCCGACCTGGAGGAGGACGGCGATGAGGGCCGCGCGCCCCGGTGGCGGACCTTGCTGCAGGTCGGGCCGGCGGTGGCCGAGGCGGTGTGGGCCAACGTCGCGATCCGCCTGTTCTCCGGCTTCCTGCTGTTCTTCCTGCTCTTCCTGGTGCAGGACGGCCAGGTGCCGTGGCTGGCCGGGCCCGCGCCGCTGTTCGACGTGCCGCGGACGATCGCGCTGCTCGCCGCGGCGGCCGGGCTGGGGGGCCTGGTCGGCGCGGTCGTCGCCAACCGGGCGCGCGACCACTCGCCGCAGGTGATCGTGCTGCTCACGCTGGCCCTCACCAGCGTGACGACGATCGTGACCGCGGTGTTCTTCGGCCTGTGGACGGCCTTCGCCATCTCCGTCGTCACGGCGTTCGCGCAGGAGCTCGGCAAGCTCGCGCTCGACGCGATCGTGCAGCGGGAGATCGGCGAGGAGGTGCGCTCGTCGACGTTCGGCGTGGTGGAGGCGCTGCTCCAGCTCGCGTGGGTGTTCGGCGGGCTGGTCGGGCTCGTGCTGTCGCTGACCGAGAGCGGCGTGGCCGGGCTGGTCACGCTCGCCGTGGCGCTGACGGCCGCCCTGGGCTGGCTGGTGATCCGCCGCCGTGCCCGCCTGCGCGCCGTCCGCGAGCGGATCGACGCGACCGTACGGGCGGAGCGCCCGGAGCCCCGCGACACCCTCGACCCGACCAAGCCCCTCACCAACCCGAACACCTAA